Proteins co-encoded in one Candidatus Eisenbacteria bacterium genomic window:
- the rpmI gene encoding 50S ribosomal protein L35 — protein MPKMKTRRGAAKRFKVTGSGKIVRHCAKSSHLMTCKTRKAKRRLRHSSIVDKSNARHIRILIGPGL, from the coding sequence ATGCCGAAAATGAAGACCAGACGGGGAGCGGCCAAGCGGTTCAAAGTGACCGGTTCCGGAAAAATTGTGAGACATTGTGCTAAGAGTTCGCACCTGATGACTTGCAAGACGCGCAAGGCAAAGAGGCGCCTGCGTCATTCGTCTATCGTGGATAAGAGTAACGCGAGGCACATCCGGATATTGATAGGCCCCGGTCTTTAA
- the rplT gene encoding 50S ribosomal protein L20 has protein sequence MPRTKTVVPGRARRNKVLKANRGAFSGRRKLYRIAKDNLLRALAYAYRDRRQRRRDFRRLWIQRINAASRQHGMSYSRFISGLKLAGIDLDRRLLADLALTDDKAFGDLVTTAREAAEAHSST, from the coding sequence ATGCCACGTACAAAAACAGTTGTTCCCGGGCGCGCGCGCCGCAACAAAGTACTCAAAGCCAACAGAGGGGCTTTTAGCGGTCGGCGTAAACTTTATCGCATCGCGAAGGATAATCTTCTTCGGGCGCTTGCCTATGCCTATCGGGACCGGCGCCAACGTCGTCGAGATTTTCGACGCCTGTGGATCCAGCGCATCAATGCCGCCTCACGGCAGCATGGAATGAGCTACAGCCGGTTCATTTCTGGCTTGAAACTTGCGGGTATTGACCTAGACCGTCGTCTTCTCGCCGATTTGGCTCTCACCGATGACAAGGCCTTCGGGGATTTGGTGACGACCGCTCGAGAAGCGGCTGAAGCCCATAGCTCAACTTAA
- the folD gene encoding bifunctional methylenetetrahydrofolate dehydrogenase/methenyltetrahydrofolate cyclohydrolase FolD yields MRLSGRKTSQKIRDRITREILKRPKGSPAPCLALIRVGEDEASKVYVRGKEKACAEVGLRSLVYVKSEDVEQKDLLDLLERLNKDTSVDGILVQLPLPPQLDATTLQESILPEKDADGLHPLNAGHLALGRPNLIPCTPLGILALLEDYNIPIAGRRVVIVGRSAIVGRPLAQLLSQKGTDATVTLAHSRTIDLPAVTREADILIAAAGRPQFVTGDMIKPGAVVIDVGMHRIEDPAGGKARLVGDVDPAGAKAVVSAFSPVPGGVGPMTIAFLLANTLWAAQRRRGWPGAIAPWAVGEYLRIDE; encoded by the coding sequence ATGCGCCTGAGCGGCAGAAAAACATCCCAAAAGATCCGCGATCGGATCACTCGCGAGATTCTGAAGAGACCGAAGGGGTCCCCGGCTCCCTGTCTTGCCTTGATTCGAGTCGGTGAAGATGAAGCATCCAAAGTATATGTAAGGGGAAAAGAAAAGGCCTGTGCCGAGGTGGGATTGCGATCGTTGGTCTATGTCAAATCGGAGGATGTTGAACAAAAGGATCTTCTCGATCTGTTGGAGCGTCTCAATAAGGATACGTCAGTTGACGGTATTCTTGTACAATTACCCCTTCCGCCGCAGCTCGATGCGACCACCCTGCAAGAGTCCATTCTCCCCGAAAAGGATGCCGACGGACTGCATCCCTTGAATGCCGGGCATTTGGCGCTGGGACGGCCCAACCTTATCCCCTGCACACCCCTCGGTATCCTCGCTCTGCTTGAAGATTATAACATTCCCATCGCCGGCCGGCGGGTCGTCATCGTCGGCCGCAGCGCGATTGTCGGCCGGCCCCTGGCCCAGCTTCTGAGTCAAAAGGGGACGGATGCCACTGTCACCCTCGCCCACAGCCGGACCATCGATCTCCCCGCTGTGACCCGTGAGGCCGACATCCTCATCGCCGCCGCCGGCCGCCCTCAATTCGTGACCGGCGACATGATCAAACCCGGGGCGGTCGTCATCGATGTCGGGATGCACCGGATAGAGGATCCGGCCGGGGGGAAAGCGCGGCTCGTCGGGGATGTCGATCCGGCCGGCGCCAAGGCGGTTGTGTCGGCGTTCTCTCCCGTTCCCGGAGGCGTCGGACCGATGACGATCGCCTTTCTCCTCGCCAATACTCTGTGGGCGGCGCAACGGCGCCGAGGCTGGCCTGGGGCGATAGCTCCTTGGGCTGTTGGGGAGTATCTGAGGATTGATGAATGA
- the aroF gene encoding 3-deoxy-7-phosphoheptulonate synthase, whose translation MKISMAPRPTEEQIQEVRRKLLSAGYSVHRMDREGETLLCALGPADFPEEAIRRLPGVTEITKITKSFKLASRQFCASDTHVAVGDVVVGGREVILMAGPCAVEGEDQVNRIAEGVAQAGAKVMRGGAFKPRSSPYSFQGLGVEGLKILRKAADTFGLKVVSEVMDISHLEPACRYVDILQVGARNVQNFTLLNALSLLDKPVLLKRGPATTIEELLNSAEYIMAGGNYKVILCERGIRTFNTYTRNTLDLSAVPVLKELTHLPVIIDPSHAVGIRKMVAPMARASIAAGADGLILEVHHDPDSALCDGQQSLTLDQFRVLTVECARIALVLGRTLGPEGGLDTKKAGP comes from the coding sequence ATGAAGATTTCAATGGCTCCCCGGCCGACCGAGGAACAAATCCAGGAAGTGCGCCGAAAACTCCTCTCCGCCGGCTACAGTGTTCACCGGATGGATCGTGAGGGCGAGACGCTCCTCTGTGCGCTCGGCCCTGCTGATTTTCCAGAGGAAGCGATCAGACGTCTCCCCGGTGTCACCGAAATCACAAAAATCACCAAATCATTCAAACTTGCCAGCCGGCAGTTCTGCGCGTCGGATACTCACGTCGCAGTGGGGGATGTTGTGGTGGGCGGCCGGGAGGTGATCCTTATGGCCGGTCCGTGCGCCGTTGAGGGCGAGGACCAGGTGAATCGAATTGCCGAGGGGGTCGCGCAGGCCGGCGCCAAGGTGATGCGAGGCGGCGCCTTCAAGCCAAGAAGCTCACCCTATTCCTTTCAGGGCCTTGGGGTCGAGGGGTTGAAAATCCTTAGAAAGGCGGCCGATACGTTCGGGCTCAAGGTCGTCAGTGAGGTGATGGATATCTCACACCTCGAACCGGCATGCCGGTATGTCGACATCCTTCAGGTGGGTGCGCGGAATGTGCAGAACTTCACATTGTTGAACGCCCTTTCCTTGCTGGATAAACCTGTATTGTTAAAGAGAGGACCCGCAACGACCATCGAGGAACTCCTCAATTCAGCTGAATATATCATGGCGGGCGGCAACTATAAGGTGATCCTTTGCGAACGTGGGATCCGGACCTTTAATACTTATACACGCAACACACTGGATCTCAGCGCCGTCCCGGTACTCAAAGAGCTCACGCATCTTCCGGTGATCATCGACCCCAGCCATGCCGTCGGGATTCGAAAGATGGTGGCCCCGATGGCCCGCGCCTCCATCGCCGCGGGGGCGGATGGTCTGATTCTGGAGGTTCACCACGACCCGGATTCGGCGCTTTGTGACGGTCAGCAGTCTCTGACCCTGGATCAATTCCGCGTGCTGACGGTCGAATGCGCCCGAATCGCCCTGGTTCTGGGGCGGACCCTGGGTCCCGAAGGGGGACTTGACACAAAGAAGGCCGGGCCGTAG
- the infC gene encoding translation initiation factor IF-3 gives MIAIPARGKDTVNVNEGIRTPMVRVVSADGEQLGVMAISEALQKAREAKLDLVEVASNAVPPVCRIMDYGKFKFEKSKKERQARRKQHHSTIKEIKLRPKIEKHDYEFKMKHVRRFLENRDKVKITIRFRGREITRTESGTILLTRVKEEMDDLAVVEVGPKMEGRTMIIVLTPRVGRKPGDTASAGG, from the coding sequence GTGATAGCTATCCCAGCCAGGGGTAAAGATACGGTTAATGTGAATGAAGGCATTCGCACGCCGATGGTTCGTGTCGTCAGTGCGGATGGGGAACAGCTCGGGGTCATGGCGATCTCTGAGGCTCTCCAGAAGGCCCGGGAGGCCAAACTGGATCTGGTGGAGGTCGCCTCCAATGCCGTGCCGCCTGTGTGCCGGATTATGGATTATGGGAAGTTCAAATTCGAGAAATCGAAGAAGGAACGACAGGCCCGGCGCAAGCAGCATCACAGTACGATCAAAGAGATCAAACTGCGACCGAAGATCGAGAAGCACGACTACGAATTCAAGATGAAGCATGTCCGTCGTTTTCTCGAAAACCGGGATAAGGTCAAGATCACAATCCGGTTTCGTGGACGGGAGATCACCCGTACGGAATCGGGAACGATCCTCCTGACTCGGGTAAAGGAAGAGATGGATGATCTGGCCGTTGTTGAAGTTGGACCAAAGATGGAAGGCCGGACGATGATCATCGTGCTTACGCCGCGGGTTGGGCGCAAGCCGGGAGACACCGCGTCCGCAGGGGGATGA
- a CDS encoding cell division protein ZapA, with protein MPGDPTTKVKILGEEYRIQGDSDAEEIQKLARFVEEMMKELLGASPITEPKRLAVLTAMNIAQKLLRERENSTQLLETLKERIGELTDRLDDTLLAVDLETPILSSDLVEH; from the coding sequence ATGCCGGGTGACCCGACAACAAAAGTTAAGATCCTTGGTGAGGAGTACCGCATCCAGGGAGACAGTGACGCGGAAGAAATCCAAAAACTGGCCCGATTTGTAGAAGAGATGATGAAGGAGTTGCTGGGAGCCAGTCCGATCACTGAACCAAAGCGCCTTGCGGTGCTGACGGCGATGAATATCGCTCAGAAACTTTTGAGGGAACGGGAGAACTCCACACAACTGCTCGAGACTCTCAAAGAGAGGATCGGGGAGTTGACCGATCGGCTCGACGACACGCTGTTGGCCGTCGATTTGGAAACACCGATCCTGTCCTCTGATCTGGTGGAACATTGA
- a CDS encoding TIGR00282 family metallophosphoesterase: MRIFFIGDIIGKPGRRIVKQLLPRLRQEWDVEFCIANGENIAGGAGMTARTVGEVFDAGVDLLTGGNHVWDNKEIFDIIEDPRILRPANIPKGAPGRGAGVFRTTAGENLTVINLLGRVFMPMMDCPFQTAISLLSADPEQSRAVLVDFHAEATSEKQAMGHYLDGRVSAVIGTHTHVPTADAALLKGGTAYLTDVGMTGPYDGVIGVRKELALRRMVQRLPVKYQCATDQIRLCAALIDIDSATGRAQSIRLVQEEM; this comes from the coding sequence ATGAGAATATTCTTTATCGGGGATATTATCGGCAAGCCCGGTCGACGGATTGTTAAACAGCTTCTCCCGAGGCTTCGCCAAGAGTGGGATGTGGAATTCTGCATTGCCAATGGGGAGAATATCGCCGGCGGAGCCGGGATGACCGCACGGACCGTAGGAGAAGTCTTTGACGCCGGCGTCGATCTTCTGACAGGCGGCAATCATGTTTGGGATAATAAAGAGATCTTTGACATCATCGAGGACCCCCGGATTCTCCGTCCCGCAAATATCCCGAAGGGGGCTCCCGGCCGCGGCGCCGGCGTCTTTCGGACCACTGCGGGTGAGAATCTAACGGTCATCAATCTTCTCGGCCGCGTTTTTATGCCAATGATGGACTGTCCCTTCCAGACGGCAATCTCTCTGCTGTCCGCCGATCCGGAACAATCCCGCGCTGTTCTCGTTGATTTTCATGCCGAAGCGACCTCAGAAAAGCAAGCGATGGGACATTATTTGGACGGCCGTGTTTCGGCGGTGATCGGAACGCATACACATGTTCCCACCGCTGATGCCGCCCTCTTAAAGGGAGGCACAGCGTATCTAACGGATGTTGGAATGACGGGTCCCTACGACGGTGTGATCGGTGTTCGAAAAGAACTGGCGCTTCGACGAATGGTTCAACGCCTTCCGGTAAAGTATCAATGCGCCACCGATCAAATCCGTCTCTGCGCGGCTCTGATAGATATCGATTCAGCAACCGGGCGGGCGCAATCGATTCGCTTGGTACAGGAGGAGATGTGA